Proteins from a genomic interval of Pelosinus sp. IPA-1:
- a CDS encoding metalloregulator ArsR/SmtB family transcription factor has protein sequence MEDVALIFKALGDEIRLEIVRMLIDKELCVCDILAAFDKSQPAISHHLKILKQSGIVLDSRDGKWIYYRLNPQVFNQIEVFLQLCKMATKERYRTCSPN, from the coding sequence GTGGAAGATGTGGCGTTAATTTTTAAAGCACTAGGGGATGAAATTCGCCTAGAAATTGTACGGATGCTAATTGATAAGGAACTTTGCGTATGTGATATCCTAGCGGCTTTCGATAAATCCCAGCCGGCCATTTCACATCATCTAAAAATTTTAAAACAATCCGGCATCGTACTGGATAGCCGCGACGGAAAATGGATTTATTACCGCTTGAATCCGCAAGTATTTAACCAGATTGAGGTCTTTCTGCAGTTGTGTAAAATGGCAACGAAGGAACGCTATAGAACTTGCAGCCCTAATTAA
- a CDS encoding FAD-dependent oxidoreductase yields MKIIIIGGVAAGTSAAAKARRNNENAQITLFDADSDVSYSGCGLPYFIGTEVEGRGQLVPRDAAFFKQKYNVDVYTRHQVLEIQPQRKVLTVQNLVTLEIFQESYDKLVVATGAKSVVPAIEGGNKPNVFYLRNVINADRIREQVLAAKPKSAVVVGSGFIGLEMAENLTARGISVSVVEMAEHVMPALDPDIAVYVADHLVEKGVQVIVNDSVIRLEGDPSVSKVILKSGKEIEADFVIMAVGVRPNVELAQKAGIELGSTGAIKVNRKMQTNMDDIYACGDCAESYSLITGKPLYRPLGSTANKMGRITGDQITGGDLEFRGILGTGIFKVFEMAVGQTGLTEKEAKKEGYEVVVCHNIKPDKPEYYHGNEMVIKAVADQSTGKVLGVQIVGKSGVDKRMDVFVTAITFGAKAEDLFHLDLAYAPPFSTTKDPVMYTGMILDNAIRRGRELMTPTELQEKIRNGKEVQIIDARVSKQYNQAHVEGAVNIPQEQIRAALNSLDKERVTVTYCNKGVTGNAAQNILINHGFKKVYNLSGGYKNYSKNGKK; encoded by the coding sequence ATGAAAATTATTATTATTGGCGGGGTAGCTGCTGGCACTTCTGCAGCAGCCAAAGCGAGAAGAAACAATGAAAATGCTCAAATTACTTTATTTGATGCAGACAGTGATGTATCCTATTCAGGATGCGGCTTGCCGTACTTTATTGGAACTGAAGTGGAAGGGCGGGGACAATTGGTTCCCAGAGATGCTGCATTCTTCAAACAGAAATATAATGTGGATGTATACACCAGACATCAAGTGTTAGAAATTCAGCCACAGCGTAAAGTACTTACGGTTCAGAATCTAGTTACGTTAGAAATCTTCCAGGAAAGCTATGATAAACTGGTTGTTGCCACTGGAGCAAAATCGGTTGTGCCTGCCATAGAGGGTGGCAATAAACCTAATGTATTTTATTTACGGAATGTAATCAATGCCGACCGTATCCGTGAACAAGTGCTAGCAGCCAAGCCAAAATCGGCTGTTGTTGTCGGTTCCGGATTTATCGGTCTTGAAATGGCGGAAAACTTAACAGCGAGGGGAATCTCTGTTAGTGTCGTGGAAATGGCAGAGCACGTTATGCCTGCTTTAGATCCAGACATTGCGGTATATGTGGCAGATCATCTGGTGGAGAAGGGCGTACAGGTAATCGTTAACGATTCAGTGATCCGGCTGGAAGGAGACCCTTCTGTTAGTAAAGTGATACTGAAAAGCGGCAAAGAAATCGAAGCGGATTTTGTGATCATGGCTGTCGGGGTAAGACCCAATGTAGAACTAGCCCAAAAAGCAGGAATTGAACTTGGTTCAACAGGAGCCATCAAAGTCAATCGAAAAATGCAAACCAATATGGATGATATCTATGCCTGCGGTGACTGCGCGGAAAGTTACTCTTTAATTACCGGGAAACCTTTATATAGGCCGTTAGGTTCTACTGCCAACAAAATGGGGCGAATCACTGGTGATCAAATCACTGGCGGCGATTTGGAGTTCCGGGGAATTTTGGGGACAGGTATTTTTAAAGTGTTTGAGATGGCAGTAGGCCAGACTGGTCTTACGGAAAAGGAAGCAAAAAAAGAAGGCTATGAAGTTGTTGTTTGTCATAACATTAAACCAGACAAGCCCGAATATTATCACGGTAATGAGATGGTCATTAAGGCGGTTGCCGATCAAAGCACTGGCAAGGTTCTGGGGGTGCAAATTGTCGGAAAATCCGGCGTTGATAAACGAATGGATGTCTTTGTGACCGCCATTACTTTCGGTGCGAAAGCAGAAGATTTGTTTCATCTGGATTTAGCCTATGCACCACCATTTTCTACCACCAAAGACCCGGTGATGTATACCGGCATGATTCTAGATAATGCCATTAGGCGCGGCAGAGAACTAATGACCCCGACTGAGTTACAGGAAAAAATTAGAAATGGTAAAGAAGTGCAGATTATCGATGCCAGGGTGAGCAAGCAATATAATCAAGCTCATGTTGAGGGTGCAGTGAATATCCCTCAGGAGCAAATACGTGCAGCGCTTAATTCCCTTGATAAAGAAAGGGTTACGGTTACTTATTGTAATAAAGGGGTTACCGGGAATGCTGCTCAAAATATTTTGATCAATCATGGCTTTAAGAAAGTATACAATTTGTCGGGCGGTTATAAGAATTATAGCAAAAATGGCAAAAAATAA
- a CDS encoding metalloregulator ArsR/SmtB family transcription factor — protein MSITRIVKALGDGTRLRIVNLLRVENLCVCEIEDILQTSQSNVSRHLAKLRDAGIIYSEKKSQWVYYGINVDIIKDHSFIKTLLDEDFAKHLQYQHDIAKLRTYREQNYECGSLEITSA, from the coding sequence TTGAGTATAACACGAATCGTAAAAGCATTAGGGGATGGAACCAGACTTAGAATTGTAAATTTATTACGAGTTGAAAATTTATGTGTATGCGAAATTGAAGACATACTCCAAACTAGTCAGTCTAATGTGTCTAGACATCTGGCAAAACTTCGCGATGCGGGTATTATTTATAGTGAGAAAAAATCACAGTGGGTATACTATGGCATTAACGTAGATATAATAAAAGACCATTCCTTTATAAAAACTTTATTAGATGAAGATTTTGCTAAGCATCTCCAATACCAACATGATATAGCTAAGCTGAGAACGTATCGTGAACAGAACTATGAATGCGGGTCTTTAGAAATTACAAGTGCTTAG
- a CDS encoding molybdenum cofactor guanylyltransferase, which translates to MSKASAIILAGGKSTRMGQDKAFLPWGESDILQYLTATLQGICQEVIVVSNRPRQMIASARVVADIIPNQGPLSGIHAGLSHARYPQAFVIGCDMPFVIPGLVKMLLDKIKNWDVVVPIYSQKQQPLFASYSKTCIPAIETLLSEGDRRVISLFTRVQCHFLHEAEWSSTAVLPGKLFYNLNTYEEYQEARKYNESW; encoded by the coding sequence TTGAGTAAAGCAAGTGCCATAATTTTAGCAGGGGGAAAAAGTACTAGAATGGGTCAGGATAAAGCTTTTCTCCCATGGGGTGAAAGCGACATCTTACAGTATCTTACTGCAACTTTGCAAGGAATCTGTCAGGAAGTTATTGTGGTAAGTAATCGACCTCGTCAAATGATAGCTTCTGCAAGAGTTGTTGCTGATATCATTCCCAACCAAGGACCATTAAGTGGGATTCATGCTGGGCTTTCTCATGCTAGGTATCCTCAAGCGTTTGTTATCGGATGTGATATGCCATTTGTCATTCCTGGGCTTGTGAAAATGCTACTTGATAAAATCAAGAATTGGGATGTAGTAGTACCAATTTATAGCCAGAAGCAACAACCGCTATTTGCTTCTTACAGCAAGACATGTATCCCGGCAATTGAGACATTGCTGAGCGAAGGAGATCGTCGTGTGATCTCACTTTTTACTAGAGTTCAATGCCATTTTTTGCACGAGGCTGAATGGTCTTCTACCGCCGTTTTGCCAGGAAAATTATTTTACAATCTTAATACCTATGAAGAGTACCAAGAGGCGAGAAAATATAATGAGAGCTGGTGA
- the arsA gene encoding arsenical pump-driving ATPase, whose product MYNLFNPDNIKLTKYLFFTGKGGVGKTSTACATAITLADQGKKVLLVSTDPASNLQDVFGINLTSKGTPIQEVPNLVVANLNPEEAAKAYKESVIAPYKGKLPASVIQNMEEQLSGSCTVEIAAFNEFSNFITDEKTQIEYDHILFDTAPTGHTLRMLQLPSAWSNFISESTHGASCLGQLSGLESKKEVYKNAVITLADGKMTTLILISRPEYSPLQEAERASKELKELGVNNQLLVVNGVLDLDVENDEIADKLYSKQQEALRNIPESLQDTPTYRIPLRAYNVTGIKNIRMLLKEDYLEIQNYKLNKEELPKVKALIEDLYASKKRVIFTMGKGGVGKTTLAAAIAIGLAEKGLKVHLTTTDPADHLKFVVEEGHGIRLSKIDEKEELRNYTEAVLAKARETMAEEDIAYVEEDLRSPCTQEIAVFRAFAEIVDNADDEIVVIDTAPTGHTLLLLDATQSYHKEIQKSQGDIPEAVKNLLPRLRDAKETEVVIVTLPEATPVYEAMRLQEDLKRAGINNKWWVINSSLLMTNTQSPLLKTKSQNEIPWINKVDEIAQGNFAVIPWKGEEIKGKKLVELIR is encoded by the coding sequence ATGTACAACTTATTTAATCCTGATAATATAAAGCTAACAAAGTATTTATTTTTCACCGGCAAAGGTGGGGTCGGAAAAACTTCGACAGCCTGTGCTACAGCAATTACATTAGCAGATCAAGGTAAAAAAGTTTTATTAGTCAGCACAGATCCAGCATCTAACTTGCAGGATGTTTTTGGTATCAACCTTACTAGTAAAGGCACTCCCATTCAAGAGGTACCTAATCTTGTAGTAGCTAACCTGAATCCAGAAGAAGCTGCCAAGGCTTATAAAGAATCTGTTATTGCACCCTATAAAGGTAAACTACCAGCAAGTGTTATACAGAATATGGAGGAGCAGCTTTCAGGGTCTTGTACGGTGGAGATTGCAGCCTTTAATGAGTTTTCTAATTTTATCACCGATGAAAAAACACAAATAGAATATGATCATATTTTATTTGATACAGCACCAACGGGTCATACCTTAAGGATGCTACAACTACCCTCTGCATGGAGTAATTTTATTAGCGAAAGTACCCATGGAGCATCTTGTCTGGGTCAATTATCGGGTCTGGAAAGCAAGAAAGAAGTATATAAGAATGCCGTTATCACTCTAGCTGATGGTAAAATGACAACCTTGATTTTAATCTCTAGGCCTGAATATTCTCCGCTGCAAGAAGCAGAGCGAGCATCTAAGGAACTGAAGGAATTAGGAGTTAATAATCAACTATTAGTTGTTAATGGTGTGCTGGATTTAGATGTTGAAAATGATGAAATAGCTGATAAGCTGTATTCCAAGCAGCAAGAGGCATTACGGAATATACCAGAATCTTTACAGGATACTCCGACCTATAGAATTCCATTACGTGCATACAATGTAACAGGAATTAAAAATATAAGAATGCTGTTAAAAGAAGATTATTTAGAAATCCAAAATTATAAGCTAAATAAAGAAGAATTGCCAAAAGTTAAAGCATTAATTGAGGATCTTTACGCATCGAAAAAAAGAGTGATCTTCACCATGGGAAAAGGTGGTGTGGGAAAAACGACCTTAGCAGCGGCGATTGCCATCGGTCTTGCCGAAAAAGGTTTAAAAGTGCATTTGACAACCACTGATCCAGCAGACCATCTGAAATTTGTAGTGGAAGAAGGTCATGGGATTCGGTTAAGTAAGATTGATGAGAAGGAAGAGCTTCGTAATTACACGGAAGCTGTTTTGGCAAAGGCAAGAGAAACAATGGCAGAAGAAGACATTGCGTATGTAGAAGAAGATCTTCGCTCTCCCTGCACACAAGAAATCGCTGTATTCCGTGCTTTTGCTGAGATAGTAGATAATGCGGATGATGAAATTGTGGTAATTGATACAGCACCTACTGGTCACACGTTGCTGCTATTAGATGCTACACAAAGTTATCATAAAGAAATACAAAAATCCCAAGGCGACATACCAGAAGCGGTGAAGAACTTATTACCAAGATTACGAGATGCAAAAGAAACAGAAGTTGTCATTGTCACTCTTCCTGAAGCGACGCCTGTATACGAAGCAATGCGCTTACAAGAAGATTTAAAAAGAGCCGGTATTAATAACAAATGGTGGGTTATTAATTCAAGCTTACTCATGACAAACACCCAAAGTCCATTATTAAAAACGAAATCTCAAAACGAAATTCCATGGATTAATAAAGTGGATGAAATAGCGCAAGGAAATTTTGCTGTAATACCATGGAAAGGCGAAGAAATTAAAGGTAAAAAATTAGTAGAATTAATCCGATAA
- a CDS encoding arsenate reductase ArsC: MKKAVLVIICTQNSARSQMTEAFFKKYGDDILEVHSAGFEPTEVNPYAVEVMNEIGIDISGQHSKGVRDFLGKMSFGYVIAVCKKAEGKCPVIFPGARQLLSWPFDDPAAFEGTEDETRQKFRQVRDEIQEKVKEWLQEYRDQHDHIK; the protein is encoded by the coding sequence ATGAAGAAAGCGGTATTAGTCATTATATGTACGCAAAACAGCGCACGCAGTCAAATGACAGAAGCCTTTTTCAAAAAATATGGTGATGATATCTTGGAGGTTCATAGTGCTGGTTTTGAACCTACAGAAGTAAATCCATATGCGGTAGAGGTTATGAATGAGATTGGTATTGACATTAGCGGTCAGCATTCCAAGGGTGTTCGGGACTTTTTAGGGAAAATGTCATTTGGCTACGTCATTGCTGTTTGTAAAAAGGCTGAAGGCAAATGTCCCGTGATATTTCCAGGAGCACGACAGTTGTTATCCTGGCCCTTTGATGACCCGGCTGCATTTGAGGGAACAGAAGACGAAACCCGGCAAAAGTTCCGGCAGGTGCGTGATGAAATTCAAGAGAAGGTCAAGGAATGGTTACAGGAATATCGTGATCAGCACGATCATATAAAATAA
- the arsB gene encoding ACR3 family arsenite efflux transporter, whose amino-acid sequence MSTEKRLDFFERYLSLWVALCIVIGIGFGKVFPGVVDSLSKMEISHVNLPIAVLIWLMIYPMMLKIDFSAILKVGDRPKGLFITLFVNWLVKPFSMALLGWFFFKYVFIGMIGEQMANEYLAGTIILAAAPCTAMVFVWSYLTDGDPAYTLVQVAINDLLMLALFAPIVMFLLGVSNIIVPKDVLFMSVLLYIVIPLVAGYITRRILIPSRGEDWFNDKLLTPLKPVTIIALLVTLVIIFAFQGEVITNNWFSIVLIAIPIIIQVYFNSSLAYGLAKYFKVPHNIASPAALIGASNFFELAVAVTISLFGLTSGATLATVVGVLVEVPVMLSVCSFCNRTQHWFDFESKPTKEKG is encoded by the coding sequence ATGTCTACAGAAAAAAGGTTGGACTTTTTTGAAAGGTATTTAAGTTTATGGGTAGCACTATGTATTGTGATTGGTATTGGCTTTGGCAAGGTGTTCCCTGGGGTGGTTGATTCACTGAGTAAAATGGAAATCAGTCATGTGAATTTACCGATTGCAGTTTTAATATGGCTAATGATCTATCCTATGATGCTGAAAATTGATTTTTCCGCTATTCTGAAAGTAGGAGACAGACCGAAGGGGCTATTCATTACTTTGTTTGTCAATTGGTTAGTAAAACCTTTCAGTATGGCACTGTTAGGCTGGTTCTTTTTCAAATATGTTTTTATTGGTATGATTGGTGAACAAATGGCCAATGAATATCTTGCCGGCACCATTATTCTAGCGGCAGCACCTTGTACCGCCATGGTATTTGTATGGAGCTATCTGACGGATGGTGATCCTGCATACACTTTAGTGCAGGTGGCCATTAATGATTTACTCATGTTGGCGTTGTTTGCACCAATTGTCATGTTCTTATTAGGGGTTTCCAATATTATCGTACCTAAAGATGTCTTGTTTATGTCGGTACTATTGTATATTGTCATTCCGTTAGTTGCAGGTTATATTACCAGACGTATTTTGATCCCATCCCGTGGCGAAGATTGGTTTAATGACAAATTATTGACGCCATTAAAACCAGTAACCATTATTGCCTTACTGGTAACATTGGTCATTATCTTCGCTTTCCAGGGAGAAGTCATTACTAATAATTGGTTTAGCATTGTTTTGATTGCCATCCCTATTATTATTCAGGTTTACTTTAATTCCTCGTTAGCCTATGGTCTAGCTAAATATTTTAAAGTGCCACATAATATCGCCTCACCAGCGGCACTCATCGGAGCTAGTAATTTTTTTGAATTGGCCGTTGCAGTTACTATTTCCTTATTCGGTTTGACGTCAGGTGCAACACTGGCCACTGTTGTCGGCGTGTTGGTGGAAGTGCCAGTCATGTTGTCGGTGTGCAGCTTCTGCAATCGGACCCAGCACTGGTTTGATTTTGAATCAAAGCCGACAAAAGAAAAAGGCTAG
- the arsD gene encoding arsenite efflux transporter metallochaperone ArsD produces the protein MSKIEIFDPAMCCATGICGPGIDQELLRVATTVNALTKKGVDIIRYGLSSEPQAFIDNKKVNDYLMKEEVEVLPITIVDGEVVKTRKYPTEDEFAQWSGVSKEEIAAAATEKENGCCCEGGCC, from the coding sequence ATGAGTAAAATTGAAATTTTTGATCCAGCAATGTGTTGTGCAACAGGAATTTGTGGACCTGGTATTGATCAAGAGTTGTTAAGAGTGGCGACTACTGTGAATGCTCTTACTAAAAAGGGCGTTGACATCATTCGCTATGGTCTTTCTAGTGAACCTCAAGCCTTTATAGATAATAAGAAGGTAAATGACTACTTGATGAAAGAAGAAGTAGAGGTTTTACCAATTACCATCGTAGATGGAGAAGTAGTTAAAACCAGGAAATATCCTACAGAGGATGAATTTGCTCAATGGTCGGGCGTATCAAAAGAAGAAATAGCCGCCGCCGCTACAGAAAAAGAGAATGGATGTTGTTGTGAAGGTGGATGTTGCTAA